Proteins co-encoded in one Paracoccus aestuarii genomic window:
- a CDS encoding disulfide bond formation protein B, giving the protein MTARALALAAGAGSALLLIAALGFQAAGYAPCELCVLQRWPHVAAMAVAGLVWLTGRVRALAVLGMAAAGTAMGLAIYHVGVEMTWWDGPQHCSGGVGDLARLSTAELMARLQSAPVIRCDEIAWSFLGVSMAGWNAVLSGGLAVLWAMAAIRAAQTPVRGRFS; this is encoded by the coding sequence GTGACCGCCCGCGCGCTGGCCCTCGCGGCGGGGGCGGGATCGGCGCTGCTGCTGATCGCGGCCTTGGGGTTCCAGGCGGCGGGCTATGCGCCCTGCGAGCTGTGCGTCCTGCAGCGCTGGCCGCATGTCGCGGCGATGGCGGTGGCGGGGCTGGTCTGGCTGACGGGCCGGGTGCGGGCGCTGGCGGTCCTGGGCATGGCGGCCGCGGGCACCGCGATGGGGCTGGCCATCTATCACGTGGGCGTCGAGATGACCTGGTGGGACGGCCCCCAGCATTGTTCCGGCGGCGTGGGCGATCTGGCCCGGCTGTCCACGGCGGAACTGATGGCGCGGCTGCAATCGGCCCCCGTGATCCGCTGCGACGAGATCGCGTGGAGCTTTCTGGGCGTCTCGATGGCGGGGTGGAACGCGGTCCTGTCGGGGGGGCTGGCGGTCCTGTGGGCAATGGCCGCGATCCGCGCGGCGCAAACCCCCGTCCGGGGCCGGTTTTCCTGA